The Paraconexibacter algicola genome includes the window TGCCCCGCTTGGTCGTGCCGATCTGGTGGCGGCCCAGGCGGTCCTCACCGGCCCGGTCGAGGATCCGGTGGTAGGGCATGATCACGTGCGCGTTGGCGCTGATCTTCAGCCCGCTGACGTCGACGCCGCGCTTGCGCAGGCCGTCGATCTCGCCCAGCAGCACCTCGGGGTCGATGACGACCCCGTTGCCGATGATGCACGTCTTCCCCGGGAACAGGATGCCCGACGGGATCAGGTGGAACTTCCACGTGACGCCCTCGTGGACGATGGTGTGACCTGCGTTGTTGCCGCCCTGGAAGCGGATGACGGCATCGGCGCGGGAGGCGAGCAGATCGATGATCTTGCCCTTCCCCTCGTCACCCCATTGCGCGCCGACGATGACGGTGCCTGGCATGAGGGATCAGAGTCTACGAACTCTGCTGCAGCCAGTCCGCGACGGACGACTCCACACCCGCCCGGCCGGGCTGCGGCTGGTGGTCGTCCCAGTCCTCGCGCAGCCGGTTGTCGGCCCCGAACAGCGGCACGAGCTCGCACATCTCCCGCAGCCGGCTGACCGTCCGTGGCGTGATCTGCTCGCGCAGCTCCTCGTCGTCGACGAGGTTCGTCGTGATCATCACGGCGCGCTCCTCCTCGTAGCGCGTGTTGATGATCGAGTACAGCTGCTCCAGCACCCACGGGCTCGTCTTCTCCGCCCCGACGTCGTCGATGTGCAGGAGGTCGACCTCGGTGAGGCGGTCGAGCAGGTCGATGTAGGAGTGCTCGGTGTCCTCGTCGAACGTCGTGCGGATCTCCGCCAGCAGCCGCGGCAGCGAGTAGATCGCCACCGAGTGCCCGCGATCCAGCGCGGCCTGCGAGACGAGCATCGCGAGCGTCGTCTTGCCCGTCCCGACGTCGCCGAAGAACCACAGCCCGCGGCCCGTGCGCACGTGCTCGTCGAGGTCGCGCAGGTAGGCGCCGACGACCCGGCGGGTGCCGTCGGGCATCGACGCGATCGGCTCGCGGTCCAGCGACAGCCCGCGGTACTTCTTCGGGATCGACCGCGCCAGCGACGTCGTGCGCCGCGCGCTCAGCATCTGCGGCCGGCAGCGGCACGGCCGCGAGGTGCGCGTCGCCTCGTCGACGAGCAGCGCGCTGCCGTCGCACAGGTCGAAGGGGCAGACCCAGGGGCGCGGCATCAGTCCTCCCGCGCCTGGCCGAGGAACCGCGGGTACTCGCCCTGGAAGTTCAGGTGCACGGTGCCCAGTCCGCCGTTGCGGTGCTTCGCGATGATCAGCTCACCCTCCCCGGGTGCCTCGGTGGTCTCCGGGTAGTAGTACTCGTCGCGGTAGATGAACATGACGAGGTCCGCGTCCTGCTCGATGCCGCCCGAGTTGTGGGACACGATGCCGTCGGCCAGCCAGCAGTGCGGGCCCGGGACGGTCAGGTCGTAGACGTCCTCCTCACCGGCGGGCGACACCGAGACGACACGGTCCCAGAAGAGGTCGCAGGACGCGATGTCCGCGAGCACGTCGTCCTCGAGCAGCAGCGCGTACTCCATCGCGACGGTCGGGGACGGCGCGTACGCGAAGTGCGCGGACCCGCCGTAGGACGTTCCGCGGAGGTCCGCCATCGCCCGCGTGGTGACGCCGCGCTCGGCCATCCGCGCGCGGACGCGGGCCCACACCTCCGTCGGCAGGGTGTCGACGTTCGTGGCCTCGGCCCGCGTGGCCAGCACCCCTGCGAGCTGCTCCGCCTGGGGGACCCGAGGGCCGAAGGCCCCGACGAGGCGCAGGAAGCGCCGCTGTGCGGCGCTGCCGGAGACCTGGACGTGGTGGGCGGGTCGGTGCGCGCCCTGGGCGACGGTCGTGATCCGCGCGACGATGCCCAGGCGCAGGAGCAGCGCGGCCACGTCCTCGGCGAGTCCCCGGCTGATCGTCACGTAGGCGACGCGGCCCTTGTCCCGCCCGCGGTCGCTGCGATCCACGTGGATCGAGCCGTCAGTGGCCCACAGATGCCGCAGCAGCAGGCCGATCTGGTCGGTGGGGAGACGGAACGCCGCGCGCGGGACGCGCTTCTCTCCCGAGCGCTGGTCGAAGATCCCGAGCTGCTTCAGCCACGCACCCACCCCGGCCGGGGTCCACCGGTTCCCGTTGCCCGCGATCACCAGCTGGTGCCAGGAGCCCCGGCCCTCGTGGCGGCGCACGACGGACCCCATCGCGAT containing:
- a CDS encoding ATP-binding protein, which encodes MPRPWVCPFDLCDGSALLVDEATRTSRPCRCRPQMLSARRTTSLARSIPKKYRGLSLDREPIASMPDGTRRVVGAYLRDLDEHVRTGRGLWFFGDVGTGKTTLAMLVSQAALDRGHSVAIYSLPRLLAEIRTTFDEDTEHSYIDLLDRLTEVDLLHIDDVGAEKTSPWVLEQLYSIINTRYEEERAVMITTNLVDDEELREQITPRTVSRLREMCELVPLFGADNRLREDWDDHQPQPGRAGVESSVADWLQQSS